The Dehalococcoidia bacterium genome segment GCCGATAACGGTCGTGAGGCCGGTGCGGCCGCCGAAGTCCTCGGCGTAGAAGGCGAAGATCGAGGAAAGGCGCACGGTTTCGCCGGCGAACGTCACGCCACCCCCCTGCACGAAGGCCCGCGTCGCCTCCTCAAGCTCTGCGTCGACGTGCGCCGCCGTGTAGACGCGCAGCGGCGGGCACGAGCGCGTGGCGCAGTGCAGGGCGAAGTGCAGGCGCGGCTCCGGCGGCCGCAGGCAGCAGGCCAGCCGCGCATCGTTCGGGGCAAAGGGCGCCGGCAGCCGCGGCAGCGCCGCACGGTTGCCGCGCAGCACGCCGTGCTCGATCTCGTGCAGCGAGAAGCGCCGCGCGCCGATGCGATAGGCGGCGCGATGGAAGAAGCCGGGCTGCTCGCGCACGGAGCCGGCGATGCCGAACTGCGCCGCCGCGTCGATCGCCAGCACGTTGTAGACGTTGATCCAGAAGGCCAGCCGTGCCGCGCGGTGGCCGAGGGCCGCTGGTTCGAACGCCGCCAGCTCGGCCGTGATGGCGCGCAGATGCGCGTAGGCCGGCAGTGCCGCCAGCCGCCCGTAGGCGATCGTGGCGCCCTCGTCAGCGCTGGCCGCGGCGTGCAGGGCGCGAGCGGCCGCCACCAGGCGCTCCGGCAGGCTGTTCCCCGGCGCCCTCGGCGAACCGTGCGCACCAGCGCCGTCCGGCGCCTCGTTGAGCACGATGGTGGCGCCGGCGGCCGCACACAGGAAGCGCAGCAGCGCCAGGTCCGGCTTCGCGCTCACTTCGCGTTCAGCGTTTGGGTGATCTTGTAGCGGAAGGTGCCGGCCGAAAGCGGGCCGAGCACGACATCACGCACGATACCGTTGCGGTCGATGAACACCGTGTCGGGAATGCCGTTGAAGCGGAAGGCGTCTGCCACGGCGTTGTCGGAGTCCATCAGGATCGTGAAGCCGGCGCCAAACTGGTCGCGGAAGGCCGAGACCTTGCTCACGCTCTCCGCCTGGTCGAGCGCGAGAATCACCACGTCGTTCCCCAGCGTCTCGTTCGCCTTCTCCAGCTCGGGAAACTCCTGCTTACAGGGTCCGCACCAGGTCGCCCAGAAGTTGACCACCACGGCCTTGCCCCTGAGCGAGGCGAGCTCCACTCGCCGGCCCTCGGTGTCCAGCAGGGCGAAGTCCGGCGCCGGCTGACCGACGCTGGGCGGGTGCGGCTCCAGGGCGCCCAGCGGGCCATCGGGGTGCGGCAGCGGCGGCGCGGCCGCGTGCGGCGCCGTGGCTGCCTTGACCGAAGACGCGGCGGAATCGACGTGCAGCACCGCCGGCCGATCGCGCCGCAGCAGCACGATCGCCAGCACGATGACGCCGGAGACCAGTGCCACCGCGCCGATCTGCGCCAGGATCAGCCAGCGCGGCAGCCGCGCCGCGGGTTGCACGGCTGGTTCCGGCGCCTGGGCCGCGGCGTCTTCTTGCGGATCGGAGGATTCATTGCTCATCGCATTCGCACCTGCGCCGATCAAGCCGCTGCCGCGTGCGCCCTCATTGTAGGACTGGGACCGGCGTCTGTCCCAATCCGGCCGGTCCGCCTAACCCCGCCGCGGCCGAGGCCGCATGGGCAAGGGATAGCCTCTGCCCGCGAAGTCAGGATCATTCGCCCCGTAGCGGCACGCCGAGCTGGTCACAGATGAATCTCCAGATATCCGCCTGTTCCTCGATCGTCTTGGCCAGCGGTTTGCCCTGGCCATGGCCCGCCTGTGTCTCCACGCGCAGCAGGATCGGCCCCTTCGCCGGCGTCGCCCCGCTCACGCGTTGCAGCAGCGCCGCCATCTTGCGCGCGTGCAGCGGAGCGACGCGGCTGTCGGACTCGGCCGTGGTGAACAGCACCGCCGGGTAGCGCGTTCCCGCCTGCACGCGGTGGTAGGGCGAATAGGCGCGCAGCCAGCGATACTGCTCCGGATCTTCGGCGCTGCCGTACTCGGTGGTCCAGAGCTGCGCGATCAGGAAGCGGTGGAAGCGCAGCATGTCCAGCAGCGGCACGGCGCAGACGGCGGCGCGGAAGAGGTCCGGCCGCTGCGTGATCGCCGCGCCGACTAACAGGCCGCCGTTGCTGCCGCCGCGAATCGCCAGCCGCTCCGGGCGCGTGGAGCCGGCGGCGATCAGCCACTCGGCCGCGGCGATGAAGTCGTCGAACGTGTGCTGCTTCTGCTCCCGCATGCCGGCGCGGTGCCACGCCTCGCCGTACTCGCCGCCGCCGCGCAGGTTCGGCTGGGCGAAGATGCCGCCCTGCTCCAGCCAGAAGGCCGTGGCCGCGCTGTAGGCCGGCGTCAGGCTGATGTTGAAGCCGCCGTAGCCACTCAGCAGCACGGGCCGGTCGCCGTCCAGCGCCACGCCCGTCGGCGCGACGATGAACATCGACACGCGGGCGCCGTCGGTCGAGCCGTACCAGACCTGGCGCACAGCCACCGCCGCTGGATCGATGCCGCCCGGCACGCCGGCCCACTCGCTCACCGCGCCGCCCGCCAACGCGCGGCGGTAGACGGCGGCGGGCACGGTGAAGGAGGTATAGCCGATGTACAGCGCGTCGCCGCCCCGCTCGCCGCCCAGGCCCGTGACCGAGCCGGCGCCCGGCAGCGGCACGTCCTCGGCCTCGGCGCCGTCGAGCGAGCGCAGCTCCAGCCGCGACTGTGCATTCACCATGTAGTGCAGCGCCAGCCGGCCGCCGACGATGCGGGCGCCTTCGAGAATCGCGTCGTCCCGCTCGGGCACGATCTCGCGCCAGCGTTCGCGGCGCGCGTGTGTGAGCGGCACGGCCAGCAGGCGCGAGCGCGGCGCGTCGAGGTTCGTCGTTAGATACAGCGTCTCGCCGTGGACCTCGCCGGAAAAGAGCGCCTCGATATCTTCGGCCACCGTGATCCAGCCGCCGGCCGGGTCGTGCAGGTCGCGCAGATAGACATCCGCCTGCTGCCAGCCGAGGTCCACGATCAGCAGCAGCCAGCGGCCGTCGTCGGAAAGCTCGACCGACGGCGATTCGCGCATATCGCGCCGCTCGCTCCAGACCAGTGCGTCGCCGTCCGGATCGTCGCCCAGCCGGTGCAGCAGGACGCGGCGATGGTAGCCCTCCTCGCCGTCCGGCACGCTGCCGGGCGCGGGCAGGCGCGTGTAGTAGAAGCCGGAGCCGTCGGCCAGCCAGGCGAGGCTGATGTGGCGCGTGCGCGAGATCGTGTCCGGCAGCGGCTCGCCGGTATCGACGTCCAGCACGTGGAGCGTGCTCTGCTCGCTGCCGTCGCTGGAGAGGCCGTAGGCCAGCAGCCGCCCGTCGTTCGAGGGAAAGTGCCAGTCCAGCGCGACCGTGCCGGCGGCGCTGAGCACGTTGGGATCAACCAGCGCCCGTTCCGCGCCATCCGGTTCTTCGCGCACGTAGAGCACGGGCTGGTTCTGCGTGCCCTCGCGCCGCTCATAGAACAGCCGCCCGCCGCGCGGCTCCGGCACACCTACCCAGCCGACCGAGAGCAGCTCGGCCAGCCGGCGCTGCAGCGCCTCGCGTCCGGGCACAGCGTCCAGCACGGCCGAGGTGCGGGCATTCTGCGCCGCGGTCCAGGCCCGTACCTCCGCTGAGCCGCCGTCTTCGAGCCAGCGGTATGGGTCCGGCACGTGCTCGTCGTGGAAGATCTCGTCCACCGGTGCGACACGCGTGTCGGGCGGCTGGGGAAGCAGTTGTGTCACGAACGTTCCTTACACGCCTACACGCCTACACGCCTACACGCCTACACGCGTACAGAAGACTGCACATCCGGCCCGTCGCCCCGCCACTGAGGGTGCTCTGGCGCCAAACCTCACTGCCGAAGCCGGGGCGGTGCGGGTATGCCCGCGGCAGCGTCGCGGGGCGTGTCCTCACTATAGCGGCCGGCTGGAGCCGCCCGCGAAGGGTAAGCGTTCGGGAACGGCGCGGCGATCGTGGGCCGAATGTGCTTAAGGAATCTCCCCGCCATCCCGAAATTAGCAACAGGACACGGCGATCCTAAGCCAGTGGGGCCAGGGAAATCGTCGCGCCGAGATATTTATGGGGAAGGGTTCTGCAATGTCGTTGGTCGATCGCTTTCTCCTCCGCGCCGTCGCCGCCGCGTATCAGCCGCGTGGTGACGAAGAGGGCCAGGGCCTGGCCGAGTACGGCCTGATCCTGGCGCTGATCGCCGTTGTTTGCGTGGCGGCGCTGACCCTGCTCGGCGGCAACATCAGCAACACGCTCAACAGCATCGCCGGCAGCCTCTAAGGCACGCAACGCCATGCACAAGGAACCGGAGGCCGCTATGCCGGCCTCCGGTTCCTTGTGCATGGCGTTGCCCGGGAGCCGGCACGCGGCTCAGTGCGGCACGACGAGACCGGCAACCAGCCCCGCGGCCAGCAGGGCGCCGAAGCGCATGTGCAGCTGCGCCGTGCGAAAGAGCACGTAGTTGAGCTTGCGCGGCTCGCGCGTGCGCGCGGTGAAGCGCACGGCCCGCAGCGCCGCCGGCAACGTGAGCAGGGTGAGCAGCACCGGCCAGGGCGCCACGCGCGCCACCACCATCACGATCAGCGAAGCGTAGGCGGCGCCGATCAGCAGGTAGTACTCCCAGTTGGCGGGGCGCCGGCCGATGATCGTCGCCAGCGTGCGCTTGCCGTGCCGGCGGTCGTCCTCGATGTCGCGCAGGTTGTTGGCGTGCAGGATCGCCGTGACCAGAAAGGCGATCGGCAGCGAGACGATGAACGGATCCCAGCTCCAGTGCGCCGTCTGCACGTAGTAGGCGCCCATCACCATCACCGGCCCCATGAACACGAACACGGTCAGCTCGCCCAGGGCGATGTAGGCGAGCGAGATCGGCGCGCCGGTGTAGAAGAAGCCGGCCGCCACGCTCGCCAGCCCAAGCCAGAGCAACGGCAGCCCAACCAGCGCAACCAGCGCCAGCCCGCACAGCGCCCCCGCCGCGAAGCAGGCGATGCCCAGCCGCAGCACCTCGCGCGGCTTGATCAAGCCGCGCCGGATCGCGTTGCTCGGGCCGAGCGAATCCGGCCCGTCCACACCCTTGACGTGGTCGTAATAGTCGTTGACCAGGTTGGTGCCGGCCTGGATCAGCACCGAGCCGAGCAGCGCCAGCAGGAAGTAGAAGGGATTGAACGCCTTCGGCGCGGCGACGAGCGTGCCGACGACGACCGGCACGATCGCCGCCGTGAACGAGAACGGCCGGGCGGCCCCGAACCACAGCTTCACGCGCGGACTCATGGCTCTCCCCTTGCCCCGGCAAGCACAGCGCCCGGTTCTCTGCCCCGGCTCGCGCGCCGGCGCCGGCCACATCGTACGCGGCCCTCGCGTTTGAAGCGAGTGTTACAACTGTGATACCTTCGGCGCGACGTAACGCCCGCAGGCGGGGGGCAGGGTGGCGGCTTCGGTCCGGCTCGGGCAGTTCAACATTGTCGGCGGGCAGGCGCTGCAAGACGGTCCGTTCGCCGGCGCCGTGGCCGGGCGCGGCGTCGCCGACACCACCGCCGACCTCTATATCACGCTGCAACCGAGCCGCCCCGACACGGACCAGCTCTGCGCCGGCGTGCTGCAAACGATCGCCCGCACCTTCGGCCACGCGCAGTACTCCGTCACCGGCAACCTGCTGCTGGCGCTCGGCCAGGCGCACCACAACCTCTCGAGCTGGAACCGCTCCAGCCTGCCCGAGCACCGCATGGGCATCGGCGTCTCCGCCCTGGCGATCGCCGGCGACGAGGCGTATCTGGCGCAGGCCGGGGCCAGCGTCGCCTACTGGCTGCACAGCGGGCGGGTGGAACGGCTGGAGCCGCTGGAAGGGGATTCGCGCCGGCCGCTGGGCGAGGGTGAGGCGCTCGACCCCTGGTTCCACCGCCTGCTGCTGGCGCCGGGCGACAGCATCGCCCTGCTGAGCGCGGACCTGGCCGGGCGCATCGACGCGGCCGCCGTGGCCCGCTGCCTGCGGCTGGACCCCGACAGCGGCGTGGCCGAGCTGTTCCGGCTGGCGCAGAACGAGCGCGACTGCGGCGTGCTGCTCGTCTCGGTCGTGGGCGAGATCGCGCGCCGCGAAGGCCGCGACGAGGATGAGGACGAACCAGCGGGCGCCGCGGCCGCTCCGGCTCAGGGCGCCCCGCGCCGCGCCGGGCGCAGCACGATGCCGCCGGTGCCAACGCGTGAGTCGGACGAGCCCACGCCCGGCCGCGCCGCCGAGCCGTTTGGCGAGATCGACGCCGGCCGCTCCGGCGGGCGTGGCATCTTCGGCCGTGGCGAGCCCGAGCCGGCGCGCGACGAGCCGCTGCCCGAGCCGCCGATCAAACCCGAGCGCCCGCGCCGCGGGCCGTCGCCGCTGGGGCGCAACCCGTTCCACATCGTGCGTGCCGCGCACCCGGACCAGGGCGACGGCGTGCTGCGCATCCTCGGTGAGGAGCGGCTGCGCAAGCCGCGCAGCGCCCCGGCGCACGCTCTGGCGACGCCGGAGGCCGTGCTCGAAGCGGCGAACAAGCTCGCCGGCTCGCGCGTGCGCATGCGCGGCAGCCCGCCCGGCTTCTCCAGCCTGGGACACGGCCCGCGGCTGCCGCGCCCGCTGCTGCTGGGCGGCGCGGGGCTGCTCGGCGTGATCCTGCTGGCCTGGCTCGGCCTGCCGGCGCTGGTGAACAGCGGCCGCTCGCAGCGCTTTAGCGCCCTGATCCGCTCGGCGCAGAGCGAGTTCGCCAGCGCCAACGCCACCGCCGATCTCTCGAAGCGCCGGGAGCTGCTGAACCAGGCGCAGTCCAACGTGGACGAGGCCCGCCGCCTGAAGCCGGGCAACAGCCAGGCCGCGCCGATCGCGACCAGCGTGGC includes the following:
- a CDS encoding DUF547 domain-containing protein translates to MSAKPDLALLRFLCAAAGATIVLNEAPDGAGAHGSPRAPGNSLPERLVAAARALHAAASADEGATIAYGRLAALPAYAHLRAITAELAAFEPAALGHRAARLAFWINVYNVLAIDAAAQFGIAGSVREQPGFFHRAAYRIGARRFSLHEIEHGVLRGNRAALPRLPAPFAPNDARLACCLRPPEPRLHFALHCATRSCPPLRVYTAAHVDAELEEATRAFVQGGGVTFAGETVRLSSIFAFYAEDFGGRTGLTTVIGPFLEGDERRRLHEALCAGREQYDPYDWTLNAAGARVTPLAGTSAG
- a CDS encoding TlpA disulfide reductase family protein translates to MSNESSDPQEDAAAQAPEPAVQPAARLPRWLILAQIGAVALVSGVIVLAIVLLRRDRPAVLHVDSAASSVKAATAPHAAAPPLPHPDGPLGALEPHPPSVGQPAPDFALLDTEGRRVELASLRGKAVVVNFWATWCGPCKQEFPELEKANETLGNDVVILALDQAESVSKVSAFRDQFGAGFTILMDSDNAVADAFRFNGIPDTVFIDRNGIVRDVVLGPLSAGTFRYKITQTLNAK
- a CDS encoding prolyl oligopeptidase family serine peptidase translates to MTQLLPQPPDTRVAPVDEIFHDEHVPDPYRWLEDGGSAEVRAWTAAQNARTSAVLDAVPGREALQRRLAELLSVGWVGVPEPRGGRLFYERREGTQNQPVLYVREEPDGAERALVDPNVLSAAGTVALDWHFPSNDGRLLAYGLSSDGSEQSTLHVLDVDTGEPLPDTISRTRHISLAWLADGSGFYYTRLPAPGSVPDGEEGYHRRVLLHRLGDDPDGDALVWSERRDMRESPSVELSDDGRWLLLIVDLGWQQADVYLRDLHDPAGGWITVAEDIEALFSGEVHGETLYLTTNLDAPRSRLLAVPLTHARRERWREIVPERDDAILEGARIVGGRLALHYMVNAQSRLELRSLDGAEAEDVPLPGAGSVTGLGGERGGDALYIGYTSFTVPAAVYRRALAGGAVSEWAGVPGGIDPAAVAVRQVWYGSTDGARVSMFIVAPTGVALDGDRPVLLSGYGGFNISLTPAYSAATAFWLEQGGIFAQPNLRGGGEYGEAWHRAGMREQKQHTFDDFIAAAEWLIAAGSTRPERLAIRGGSNGGLLVGAAITQRPDLFRAAVCAVPLLDMLRFHRFLIAQLWTTEYGSAEDPEQYRWLRAYSPYHRVQAGTRYPAVLFTTAESDSRVAPLHARKMAALLQRVSGATPAKGPILLRVETQAGHGQGKPLAKTIEEQADIWRFICDQLGVPLRGE
- a CDS encoding Flp family type IVb pilin — protein: MSLVDRFLLRAVAAAYQPRGDEEGQGLAEYGLILALIAVVCVAALTLLGGNISNTLNSIAGSL
- a CDS encoding 1,4-dihydroxy-2-naphthoate polyprenyltransferase; its protein translation is MSPRVKLWFGAARPFSFTAAIVPVVVGTLVAAPKAFNPFYFLLALLGSVLIQAGTNLVNDYYDHVKGVDGPDSLGPSNAIRRGLIKPREVLRLGIACFAAGALCGLALVALVGLPLLWLGLASVAAGFFYTGAPISLAYIALGELTVFVFMGPVMVMGAYYVQTAHWSWDPFIVSLPIAFLVTAILHANNLRDIEDDRRHGKRTLATIIGRRPANWEYYLLIGAAYASLIVMVVARVAPWPVLLTLLTLPAALRAVRFTARTREPRKLNYVLFRTAQLHMRFGALLAAGLVAGLVVPH